One genomic segment of Caldimonas brevitalea includes these proteins:
- the tssG gene encoding type VI secretion system baseplate subunit TssG: protein MKLWQALEAAPYRHDFYWAMRRIECHYTDKPRLGLGQRPVDEPIRLGQEPALDFAPASLSGFKPATGGYPPRLEVRFFGVFGPNGPLPLHLTDYARERLLHHGDRSMARFADVFHHRMLLLFYRAWAQAQPTVALDRPKDDRFASYVGSLFGIGAPTLQRRDAMPDNAKLHFAGLLVRQARNADGLCAFLQGYFGLPTQIEPFVAHWMQLPQHQRTRLQREPDTGKQLGVGAVLGKRVWDRQHKFRVHLGPLTMSEYLQFLPGGEALEPLVAAVRQYIGFELDWDVRLILRADQVPPGRLGKHARLGWTSWAGRRRDASDAHPLTLNPEQVRSRMTRRPATPTHPTTTPRADAAG from the coding sequence GTGAAACTGTGGCAAGCCCTCGAGGCTGCCCCGTACCGCCACGATTTCTATTGGGCGATGCGGCGCATCGAGTGCCATTACACCGACAAGCCGCGCCTGGGCCTGGGCCAGCGCCCGGTCGACGAGCCGATCCGTCTCGGCCAGGAGCCGGCGCTCGACTTCGCCCCGGCCTCGCTGTCGGGCTTCAAGCCGGCGACCGGCGGTTATCCACCACGGCTAGAGGTGCGATTTTTCGGCGTGTTCGGCCCCAACGGCCCGTTGCCGCTGCACCTGACCGACTACGCCCGCGAACGCCTGCTGCACCACGGCGACCGCAGCATGGCGCGGTTCGCCGACGTGTTCCACCACCGCATGCTGCTGCTGTTCTACCGCGCCTGGGCGCAGGCGCAGCCGACGGTGGCGCTCGACCGTCCGAAGGATGACCGGTTCGCGAGTTATGTCGGCTCCCTGTTCGGCATCGGCGCGCCCACCTTGCAGCGGCGCGACGCGATGCCCGACAACGCCAAGCTGCATTTCGCCGGGCTGCTGGTGCGCCAGGCCCGCAATGCCGACGGCTTGTGCGCCTTTTTGCAAGGCTATTTCGGGCTGCCGACGCAGATCGAACCGTTCGTCGCGCACTGGATGCAACTGCCGCAGCACCAGCGCACCCGGCTGCAGCGCGAGCCCGACACCGGCAAGCAGCTGGGCGTGGGCGCCGTGCTCGGCAAGCGGGTCTGGGACCGCCAGCACAAGTTCCGGGTCCACCTGGGCCCGCTAACGATGTCCGAGTATCTGCAGTTCCTGCCCGGCGGCGAGGCGCTCGAGCCGCTGGTGGCCGCGGTGCGGCAGTACATCGGCTTCGAGCTCGACTGGGACGTGCGCTTGATCCTGCGCGCCGACCAGGTGCCACCCGGCCGGCTCGGCAAGCACGCGCGCCTTGGCTGGACCTCCTGGGCCGGCCGGCGCCGCGACGCGAGCGACGCCCACCCCTTGACCCTGAACCCCGAGCAGGTGCGCAGCCGGATGACCCGGCGGCCCGCCACGCCCACCCACCCCACGACCACCCCCCGCGCGGATGCCGCTGGATGA
- a CDS encoding DUF3592 domain-containing protein: MSVWWGFGIAFVVLMLVVVVVARDQHRVEKLRREGIAARATVLQARQTGTWVNKNPEIEFRLGVEKPGQPPYEVTLKKTVPVLNLTSVQVGSVLQVRVDRENPQRLAFDEPWAR, encoded by the coding sequence ATGAGTGTCTGGTGGGGTTTCGGCATTGCCTTTGTCGTGCTGATGTTGGTGGTGGTGGTGGTCGCCCGTGACCAGCACCGGGTGGAGAAGCTGCGCCGCGAGGGCATCGCGGCGCGGGCTACGGTGCTGCAGGCTCGGCAGACCGGCACCTGGGTCAACAAGAACCCCGAGATCGAGTTCCGCCTCGGCGTCGAGAAGCCGGGGCAACCGCCCTATGAGGTCACGCTGAAGAAGACGGTGCCGGTGCTGAACCTGACGTCGGTGCAGGTCGGCTCGGTGCTGCAGGTGCGCGTCGACCGCGAGAACCCGCAGCGGCTGGCGTTCGACGAGCCGTGGGCGCGCTGA
- the tssH gene encoding type VI secretion system ATPase TssH — protein sequence MSEISRVALFGKLNSVAYKAVEGATVFCKLRGNPYVELEHWVSQIVQVQDSDWHRIIQHFGLDVSVLAKDITNALDRLPRGATAISDLSDHITNAVERGWVYGSLKYGESQVRTGHVLVGLLKTSFLRSALLAISRQFERIRPDDLAEDFAKIVAGSPEEGMRPTDGTGMAGAAPGEASGAMAAPQMGKQEALKKFTVDLTEQARAGKMDPIVGRDDEIRQVIDILMRRRQNNPILTGEAGVGKTAVVEGFAQRIVKGDVPPALKDVELRTLDIALLQAGASMKGEFEQRLRQVIEEVQASPKPIILFIDEAHTLVGAGGAAGTGDAANLLKPALARGTLRTVAATTWAEYKKYFEKDPALTRRFQVVQVDEPSEQKAILMLRGVASMMEKHHKVQILDEALEAAVKLSHRYIPARQLPDKAVSLLDTACARVAVSLHATPAEVEDSQRRIEALETELAIIGREKTIGIDTTEREAAANTLLTAERERLAVLSERWTQEKTLVDQLLAIRAQLRGGVRAVEGTGSTLEAKAEAATPDEHKLTDTDRAALLEQLKGVQAQLVALQGESPLILPTVDYQAVASVVADWTGIPVGRMARNEIETVLNLPKALGQRVIGQDHAMEMIAKRIQTTRAGLDNPNKPIGVFMLAGTSGVGKTETALALAEALYGGEQNLVTINMSEFQEAHTVSTLKGAPPGYVGYGEGGVLTEAVRRKPYSVVLLDEVEKAHPDVHEMFFQVFDKGFMEDGEGRFIDFKNTLILLTTNAGTELISSMCRDPELLPDPEGLAKALREPLLKIFPPALLGRLVTIPYYPLSDEMLGRIVKLQLGRIKKRIEERHKVPFEYSDEVIQLVVSRCTESESGGRMIDAILTNTMLPDLSREFLTRMMKGETVPKVKVGVADNNFSYSFE from the coding sequence ATGAGTGAGATCAGCCGAGTGGCGCTGTTCGGCAAGCTGAACAGCGTGGCCTACAAGGCCGTCGAGGGTGCAACCGTGTTCTGCAAGCTGCGCGGCAACCCTTACGTCGAGCTGGAGCACTGGGTGTCGCAGATCGTCCAGGTGCAAGACAGCGATTGGCACCGCATCATCCAGCACTTCGGGCTCGACGTCTCGGTGCTGGCCAAGGACATCACCAATGCGCTCGACCGGCTGCCGCGCGGCGCAACGGCCATCTCCGACCTGTCCGACCACATCACCAATGCGGTGGAGCGTGGCTGGGTCTACGGCTCGTTGAAGTACGGCGAGTCGCAGGTGCGCACCGGCCACGTGCTGGTCGGCTTGCTGAAGACCTCGTTCCTGCGCAGCGCCTTGCTGGCGATCTCGCGCCAGTTCGAGCGCATCCGCCCCGACGATCTGGCCGAAGACTTCGCCAAGATCGTCGCCGGCTCGCCGGAAGAGGGCATGCGCCCCACCGACGGCACCGGCATGGCCGGTGCCGCGCCGGGCGAGGCGAGCGGCGCGATGGCCGCGCCGCAGATGGGCAAACAAGAGGCGCTGAAGAAGTTCACCGTCGACCTGACCGAGCAGGCCCGCGCCGGCAAGATGGACCCCATCGTCGGCCGTGACGACGAGATCCGCCAGGTGATCGACATCCTGATGCGTCGGCGCCAGAACAACCCGATCCTGACCGGCGAGGCCGGCGTCGGCAAGACCGCCGTGGTCGAAGGTTTCGCTCAGCGTATCGTCAAGGGCGACGTGCCGCCGGCGCTCAAGGATGTCGAGCTGCGCACCCTCGACATCGCGCTGCTGCAGGCCGGTGCCAGCATGAAGGGCGAGTTCGAGCAGCGCTTGCGCCAGGTGATCGAGGAAGTGCAGGCCTCGCCCAAGCCCATCATCCTGTTCATCGACGAAGCCCACACGCTGGTCGGCGCCGGCGGCGCGGCCGGCACCGGCGACGCGGCCAACCTGCTGAAGCCGGCGCTCGCGCGCGGCACGCTGCGGACCGTGGCGGCCACCACCTGGGCCGAGTACAAGAAATACTTCGAGAAAGACCCGGCGCTGACGCGGCGCTTCCAGGTGGTGCAGGTCGACGAGCCGTCGGAGCAGAAGGCCATTTTGATGCTGCGCGGTGTCGCCAGCATGATGGAGAAGCACCACAAGGTGCAGATCCTCGACGAGGCGCTCGAAGCCGCGGTCAAGCTGTCGCACCGCTACATCCCGGCGCGCCAGCTGCCGGACAAGGCCGTCAGCCTGCTCGACACCGCGTGCGCGCGGGTCGCCGTGAGCCTGCACGCCACCCCGGCCGAAGTCGAAGACAGCCAGCGCCGCATCGAGGCGCTGGAAACCGAGCTGGCCATCATCGGCCGTGAAAAGACCATCGGCATCGACACCACCGAACGCGAGGCGGCCGCCAACACCTTGCTCACTGCCGAGCGCGAACGGCTGGCCGTGCTGAGCGAACGCTGGACGCAGGAAAAAACCCTGGTCGACCAGCTGCTGGCGATCCGTGCCCAGCTGCGCGGCGGCGTGCGCGCCGTCGAAGGCACCGGCAGCACGCTCGAAGCCAAGGCCGAGGCCGCGACGCCCGACGAGCACAAGCTGACCGACACCGACCGCGCCGCGCTGCTGGAGCAGCTCAAAGGCGTGCAGGCCCAGCTGGTCGCGCTGCAAGGCGAGAGCCCGCTGATCCTGCCGACGGTGGACTACCAGGCGGTGGCGAGCGTGGTGGCCGACTGGACCGGCATCCCGGTCGGCCGCATGGCGCGCAACGAGATCGAGACCGTGCTCAACCTGCCCAAGGCGCTGGGGCAGCGCGTGATCGGCCAGGACCATGCGATGGAGATGATCGCCAAGCGCATCCAGACCACGCGCGCCGGGCTCGACAACCCCAACAAGCCGATCGGCGTGTTCATGCTGGCCGGCACCTCGGGCGTCGGCAAGACCGAAACCGCGTTGGCGCTGGCGGAAGCCTTGTATGGCGGCGAGCAGAACCTGGTCACGATCAACATGAGCGAGTTCCAGGAAGCCCACACGGTGTCGACGCTGAAGGGCGCCCCCCCGGGCTATGTGGGGTACGGCGAAGGCGGCGTGCTGACCGAAGCGGTGCGACGCAAGCCCTACAGCGTGGTGCTGCTCGACGAGGTCGAGAAGGCTCACCCCGACGTCCACGAGATGTTCTTCCAGGTGTTCGACAAGGGTTTCATGGAAGACGGCGAGGGCCGCTTCATCGACTTCAAGAACACGCTGATTTTGCTGACCACCAACGCCGGCACCGAGCTGATCTCCAGCATGTGCCGCGACCCCGAGCTGCTGCCCGACCCGGAAGGCCTGGCCAAGGCACTGCGCGAACCGCTGTTGAAGATCTTCCCGCCCGCGCTGCTGGGCCGGCTGGTCACCATTCCCTACTATCCGTTGTCGGACGAGATGCTGGGCCGCATCGTCAAGCTGCAGCTGGGCCGCATCAAGAAGCGCATCGAAGAGCGCCACAAGGTGCCGTTCGAGTATTCGGACGAGGTGATCCAGCTGGTCGTCTCGCGCTGCACCGAGAGCGAGTCGGGCGGCCGCATGATCGACGCCATCCTCACCAACACCATGCTGCCCGACCTGTCACGCGAGTTCCTGACCCGCATGATGAAGGGCGAGACGGTGCCGAAGGTGAAGGTGGGCGTCGCCGACAACAATTTCTCGTACAGCTTCGAGTGA
- a CDS encoding DUF2169 family type VI secretion system accessory protein — MRVLKPQHLSVLHRCFEREGKAWLCVTTMAMLQLGDSPRLRSEQELWQAVPPLLPPDVPLDACMPKTGGEYLVTGRAHAPAGDAPRGGVEVEVRLGSLSKRLHAFGERVWAGDRACDPAPFTPVPLDWTQAYGGAGFEANPLGIGLSPAADGQPQALPRLEYPHAPSRGPQTAITPASFAPLPPMWPQRKRHDGTYGEDWLKQDYPGFPRDLNWRFFNLASEDQWQPRPFTGDEPYELRHLHPELPVLSGRLPGIRPVVAVQTHAMDAERARFLDSQLTTVWFFPELQAAVLVWHALMQAENEFADEVSRILVAAEWSARPRERAHYLRAIRERLDETIGGIKMLEDEELLPDGLVTVNEALDRHRRLLGAAPISLQRVDEKLAQAQAQLRERLQSQFGAAAAQGLDQSQAQLRRELSLPDLAAAAAHDPKALMGLAKTLQQQAPALTAKAASLVQQRGAASLQALRASGGAHNTALQAILPKLKPSAASAAQASGPNLVAALEAGLAELRAGLPPAQAEGLPNIDPKLKALASQSGGQHERMARLVAHMQAPPSAVDAGIAARWRDGASRAREQGRSFARLKLGGGNFAGMDLSGVDFTEAQLEGVDFTGANLTAAIFKGASLAHAVLRQAKLDNAVFDDANLGKADLQGASCVGASFANATLHHTRLDEAVMFGSRLAKLTLLEVSALKTQWVQVDLSHAVWVKSQLAGGNFTRARLPRASFIECSLPEAVFAQANLESVDFVTCNLERAVLDGCEAPNVRFVHGSRLNGVSLRGSQAPRSSWRGMPLQGADLSHAVLDGADLAEVQASGANFYRSSLKGAMLMKGQFQQVSFAGSNMMNAIVQHAQLQGADLRGTNLFAADLMRIDVDADTRFDGALLSKARTQPQRKVERPEPRKGAA; from the coding sequence ATGAGGGTTTTGAAACCGCAACACCTGTCGGTCCTGCACCGCTGCTTCGAGCGCGAGGGCAAGGCCTGGTTGTGCGTCACCACCATGGCGATGCTGCAGCTCGGCGACAGCCCCCGGCTGCGCTCCGAGCAGGAGCTGTGGCAGGCCGTGCCGCCGCTGCTGCCGCCCGACGTGCCGCTCGACGCTTGCATGCCCAAGACCGGCGGCGAGTATCTGGTCACCGGCCGCGCCCATGCGCCGGCGGGTGATGCACCACGGGGTGGCGTCGAGGTCGAGGTGCGCCTCGGCTCGCTGTCCAAGCGACTGCATGCCTTTGGTGAACGCGTCTGGGCAGGTGACCGTGCCTGCGACCCGGCGCCGTTCACCCCGGTACCGCTCGATTGGACCCAGGCCTATGGTGGCGCCGGCTTCGAGGCCAACCCGCTCGGCATCGGCCTGAGCCCTGCAGCCGACGGTCAGCCCCAGGCGTTGCCGCGCCTCGAGTACCCGCATGCGCCCAGCCGCGGCCCGCAAACGGCCATCACGCCCGCCAGTTTCGCGCCGCTGCCGCCGATGTGGCCGCAGCGCAAGCGGCACGACGGCACCTATGGCGAGGACTGGTTGAAGCAGGACTATCCCGGCTTCCCGCGCGACCTGAACTGGCGTTTTTTCAATCTCGCCAGCGAAGACCAGTGGCAGCCGCGGCCCTTCACGGGCGACGAGCCCTATGAATTGCGCCATCTGCACCCCGAGCTGCCGGTGCTGTCCGGCCGACTGCCGGGCATCCGTCCGGTGGTGGCGGTGCAGACGCATGCGATGGACGCCGAACGGGCCCGCTTTCTCGACTCGCAGCTGACCACGGTCTGGTTTTTCCCCGAGCTGCAGGCCGCGGTGCTGGTCTGGCACGCGCTGATGCAGGCCGAGAACGAGTTTGCCGACGAGGTCAGCCGCATCCTGGTGGCCGCCGAATGGAGCGCACGGCCGCGCGAGCGCGCGCACTACCTGCGCGCCATCCGCGAGCGCCTCGACGAGACCATCGGCGGCATCAAGATGCTCGAAGACGAAGAGCTGCTGCCCGACGGCCTGGTGACGGTCAACGAGGCGCTCGATCGCCACCGCCGCCTGCTGGGCGCCGCGCCGATCTCGCTGCAACGGGTGGACGAGAAGCTGGCACAGGCCCAGGCCCAGCTGCGCGAACGCCTGCAGAGCCAGTTCGGCGCCGCTGCGGCGCAAGGCCTCGATCAGTCGCAGGCGCAGCTGCGGCGTGAGCTGTCGCTGCCCGATCTGGCCGCCGCAGCCGCCCACGACCCGAAAGCCTTGATGGGCCTGGCCAAGACGCTGCAGCAACAGGCGCCGGCGCTGACGGCCAAGGCCGCGTCGCTGGTCCAGCAGCGCGGCGCCGCCAGCCTGCAGGCGCTGCGGGCGTCGGGCGGTGCGCACAACACCGCGCTGCAAGCCATCCTGCCCAAGCTGAAACCGTCGGCCGCCAGTGCCGCGCAGGCCAGCGGCCCCAACCTGGTGGCCGCGCTCGAAGCCGGTTTGGCCGAGCTGAGGGCCGGGCTGCCGCCGGCGCAGGCTGAGGGCCTGCCCAACATCGACCCGAAGCTCAAGGCGCTGGCGTCACAGTCGGGCGGACAGCACGAGCGCATGGCGCGTTTGGTGGCCCACATGCAGGCGCCGCCCTCCGCGGTGGACGCTGGCATCGCGGCGCGCTGGCGCGACGGCGCCAGCCGGGCCCGCGAGCAAGGCCGCAGTTTCGCGCGCCTCAAGCTCGGCGGCGGCAATTTCGCCGGCATGGACCTGTCGGGCGTGGACTTCACCGAGGCCCAGCTGGAAGGCGTCGACTTCACCGGTGCCAACCTCACCGCGGCCATCTTCAAAGGCGCGTCGCTCGCGCACGCGGTGCTGCGCCAGGCCAAGCTCGACAACGCCGTGTTCGACGACGCCAACCTCGGCAAGGCCGACCTGCAAGGCGCGAGCTGTGTCGGCGCGAGCTTCGCCAATGCGACGCTGCACCACACCCGCCTCGACGAGGCAGTGATGTTCGGCAGCCGGCTCGCGAAGCTGACCCTGCTCGAGGTCTCCGCACTCAAGACGCAGTGGGTGCAGGTGGACCTGAGCCACGCGGTGTGGGTCAAGTCCCAACTGGCCGGCGGCAATTTCACCCGGGCCCGTTTGCCGCGCGCGTCGTTCATCGAGTGCAGCTTGCCCGAGGCGGTGTTCGCCCAGGCCAACCTCGAGTCGGTCGATTTCGTCACCTGCAACCTCGAGCGCGCCGTGCTCGATGGCTGCGAGGCGCCCAACGTGCGTTTCGTGCACGGCAGCCGGCTCAACGGCGTGTCGCTGCGCGGCAGCCAGGCGCCGCGCAGCAGCTGGCGCGGCATGCCGCTGCAAGGCGCCGATTTGTCGCATGCGGTGCTCGACGGCGCCGACCTGGCCGAGGTGCAGGCGAGCGGTGCCAATTTCTACCGCAGCAGCCTGAAGGGCGCGATGCTGATGAAGGGGCAGTTCCAGCAGGTGTCGTTCGCCGGCAGCAACATGATGAATGCGATCGTGCAGCACGCGCAGTTGCAGGGCGCCGACCTGCGCGGCACCAACCTGTTCGCCGCCGACTTGATGCGCATCGACGTCGACGCCGACACCCGCTTCGACGGCGCCTTGCTGAGCAAAGCCCGGACACAGCCGCAACGTAAGGTCGAGCGCCCCGAGCCGCGCAAGGGGGCGGCGTGA
- a CDS encoding tetratricopeptide repeat protein, with translation MKRRKTLKSPAHLSLPDAMRVAIELHRKGALGEAETLYGRILKLAPRHADATHFLGVLKHQQGRGEEAWELIERSLALNPKLPDWHSNAGNVLLEMGRLEPAAEAYELAAALSPERADIHNNLGVLRRAQRRLDEAEVAYRRAIELDPQFADAYNNLGNLLSDRGQTGDALDQFRTALRFKPGHAEARKMLGIGYYAVGRIAEAAEVYREWLAQDPGNPVAQHYLAACSGEQVPERASDAYVENTFDRFAHSFDGKLARLGYRAPQLIADAVVAACGEPAKALAVLDAGCGTGLCGPLLAPYSQRLVGVDLSAQMLAKAAPREVYDELVKAELTAFIEAAPATYDLIVSADTLCYFGDLAAVCRASRRALHTGGWLIFTVEAYPDDTPGPGFHLNPHGRYSHQARYLKQVLADTGFEVQHLDGQALRNENGKPVEGWVVTARAVVPPG, from the coding sequence ATGAAGCGGCGCAAAACCCTCAAGAGCCCGGCTCACCTGAGCCTGCCCGACGCGATGCGCGTGGCCATCGAGTTGCACCGCAAGGGCGCGCTCGGCGAGGCCGAAACGCTCTACGGCCGTATCCTCAAGCTCGCGCCGCGGCACGCTGACGCGACCCACTTCCTCGGCGTGCTCAAGCACCAGCAGGGGCGGGGTGAAGAGGCCTGGGAGCTGATCGAGCGTTCGCTGGCGCTCAACCCCAAGCTGCCCGACTGGCACAGCAACGCCGGCAACGTGCTGCTCGAGATGGGCCGGCTCGAGCCGGCAGCCGAAGCCTACGAGCTGGCGGCCGCGCTGTCGCCCGAGCGGGCCGACATCCACAACAACCTGGGCGTGCTGCGGCGCGCGCAGCGACGCCTCGACGAGGCGGAAGTCGCCTACCGGCGCGCGATCGAACTCGACCCGCAATTCGCCGATGCGTACAACAACCTCGGCAACCTGTTGTCCGACCGCGGCCAGACGGGCGATGCCCTGGACCAGTTCCGCACCGCCCTCCGGTTCAAGCCCGGCCACGCCGAAGCGCGCAAGATGCTGGGGATCGGCTACTACGCCGTCGGCCGTATCGCCGAGGCGGCCGAGGTCTACCGGGAATGGCTGGCCCAAGACCCGGGCAACCCGGTCGCACAGCATTACCTGGCGGCCTGCTCCGGTGAACAGGTGCCCGAGCGCGCGTCCGATGCGTACGTCGAAAACACCTTCGACCGTTTTGCGCACAGCTTCGACGGCAAGCTGGCGCGTCTCGGCTACCGAGCGCCTCAACTGATCGCCGACGCGGTCGTGGCCGCCTGCGGCGAGCCCGCGAAGGCGCTCGCCGTGCTCGATGCCGGCTGCGGTACCGGGCTGTGCGGCCCCTTGCTCGCGCCGTATTCCCAGCGGCTGGTGGGTGTCGACCTGTCGGCCCAGATGCTGGCCAAGGCGGCACCGCGGGAGGTCTACGACGAACTGGTGAAGGCCGAGTTGACCGCCTTCATCGAGGCCGCGCCGGCCACCTACGACCTGATCGTCTCGGCCGACACCTTGTGCTATTTCGGCGACCTTGCCGCCGTGTGCCGCGCCAGCCGCCGTGCCCTGCACACGGGGGGCTGGCTGATCTTCACGGTCGAGGCCTACCCGGACGACACGCCGGGCCCCGGCTTCCACCTCAACCCCCACGGCCGCTACAGCCATCAAGCCCGCTACCTGAAGCAGGTACTCGCCGACACCGGCTTCGAGGTGCAGCACCTCGACGGCCAGGCCTTGCGCAACGAAAACGGCAAGCCGGTCGAAGGCTGGGTGGTGACCGCAAGGGCAGTTGTCCCGCCAGGTTAG
- a CDS encoding type VI secretion system Vgr family protein — MSRVMEISTPLGEDVLLFRSMSANEELGRLFEFHIEVLCERDDINPDDLLGQNVTVKLELPHGGQRCFDGYVTRFGYSGYLGRYHRFQLTARPWLWLLTRTSDCRIFQNKTVPEILAQVFDKYPAAAFESRLTGSYSPKDYCVQYRETDFNFVSRLMEQEGIYYFFEHQDGKHTLVLADGPSAHVPFPGYDSIPFVPHDRGGRLEQEYVAGWFYSREIQPGAYVIDDFDFIKPSTDLRVSTRRQREHAQATGEYYDYPGEYRNAADGEHYVKIRLEELQARHELVEGAGNARGLAVGALFCLTGHPRVQAAREHLVVRSTLELEYNEYEAQASTGASFRCSFAVLDSRETFRPMRVTPKPTVQGPQTAIVVGPSADEIHTDEFGRVKLQFHWDRRGESNENSSCWVRVSHPWAGKNFGMIAIPRIGQEVIVDFLEGDPDCPMITGRVYNKEHMPPWTLTEHKTRTGIVTRSTKGGSTSNANELRFEDKKGEEEVYVHAERQLRTEVEVDELRDVGRDRTTNIHGHDKLTVDKERHEHVKGDQRKLTVDKLSDRTIKGGEVEDISKGLKTTIHGGHQHTVTDGGQIIKVTGDVQEDIIGGFLQTASNGIDFTTPMNFMATATAGITLNTPAVATVIGGTGVVINTPKLDIIGGAKITAVTPDESNIKGNEFAVVGIKGEMVGVAMSTTGVNIEQKQLEMAATTCKVEVVNVDVESETLKSITAALHVSNPATQIVMGSLALAKVGIKIIG, encoded by the coding sequence ATGTCACGCGTGATGGAGATCAGCACGCCTCTGGGTGAGGACGTGCTGCTGTTCCGCTCGATGAGCGCGAACGAGGAACTGGGCCGCTTGTTCGAGTTCCACATCGAAGTGCTCTGCGAGCGCGACGACATCAACCCCGACGACCTGCTCGGCCAGAACGTCACCGTGAAACTGGAGCTGCCCCACGGCGGGCAGCGCTGCTTCGACGGCTACGTGACGCGCTTCGGCTACAGCGGCTACCTCGGCCGCTACCACCGTTTTCAGCTGACCGCCCGGCCGTGGTTGTGGCTGCTGACACGCACCAGCGACTGCCGCATCTTCCAGAACAAGACGGTGCCCGAGATCCTGGCCCAGGTGTTCGACAAATACCCGGCCGCCGCGTTCGAAAGCCGATTGACGGGCAGCTACAGCCCCAAGGACTATTGCGTCCAGTACCGCGAGACCGACTTCAACTTCGTCAGCCGGCTGATGGAGCAGGAGGGGATCTACTACTTCTTCGAGCACCAGGACGGCAAGCACACGCTGGTGCTGGCGGACGGGCCCAGCGCGCACGTCCCGTTCCCGGGCTATGACAGCATCCCCTTCGTCCCGCACGACCGCGGCGGGCGGCTCGAACAGGAATACGTGGCGGGGTGGTTCTACTCGCGCGAGATCCAGCCGGGCGCCTACGTCATCGACGACTTCGACTTCATCAAGCCGAGCACCGATCTGCGCGTGTCGACGCGGCGCCAGCGCGAGCATGCGCAAGCCACCGGCGAGTACTACGACTACCCCGGCGAGTACCGCAACGCGGCCGACGGTGAGCACTACGTCAAGATCCGGCTGGAAGAGCTGCAGGCCCGCCACGAGTTGGTCGAAGGCGCGGGCAACGCGCGCGGCCTCGCGGTCGGTGCGCTGTTCTGCCTGACCGGCCATCCGCGTGTGCAGGCGGCGCGCGAGCATCTGGTGGTGCGCTCGACGCTCGAGCTGGAATACAACGAATACGAAGCCCAGGCGTCGACCGGCGCCAGCTTCCGCTGCAGTTTCGCCGTGCTCGACAGCCGCGAGACCTTCCGGCCGATGCGCGTCACGCCCAAGCCGACGGTGCAGGGGCCGCAGACGGCCATCGTGGTCGGCCCGTCGGCAGACGAGATCCATACCGACGAGTTCGGCCGCGTCAAGCTGCAGTTCCACTGGGACCGGCGCGGCGAGTCGAACGAGAACAGCTCGTGCTGGGTGCGCGTGTCGCATCCGTGGGCCGGCAAGAACTTCGGGATGATCGCGATCCCGCGCATCGGCCAGGAGGTCATTGTCGACTTCCTCGAAGGCGACCCCGACTGCCCGATGATCACCGGCCGCGTCTACAACAAGGAGCACATGCCGCCTTGGACGCTGACCGAGCACAAGACCCGCACCGGCATCGTCACCCGCTCCACCAAGGGCGGCTCGACCAGCAACGCCAACGAGCTGCGCTTCGAGGACAAGAAGGGCGAGGAAGAGGTTTATGTGCATGCCGAGCGGCAGCTGCGCACCGAGGTCGAAGTCGACGAACTGCGCGACGTCGGCCGTGACCGTACGACGAACATCCACGGCCACGACAAGCTGACCGTCGACAAGGAGCGCCACGAGCATGTCAAGGGCGACCAGCGCAAGCTGACGGTCGACAAGCTGAGCGACCGCACCATCAAGGGCGGCGAGGTCGAGGACATCTCGAAGGGCTTGAAGACGACCATCCACGGCGGCCACCAGCACACGGTGACCGACGGTGGCCAGATCATCAAGGTGACCGGCGACGTGCAGGAAGACATCATCGGCGGCTTCTTGCAGACGGCCAGCAACGGCATCGACTTCACGACGCCGATGAACTTCATGGCCACGGCCACCGCGGGGATCACGTTGAACACGCCGGCGGTGGCGACCGTGATCGGCGGCACCGGCGTCGTCATCAACACGCCCAAGCTCGACATCATCGGCGGCGCCAAGATCACCGCGGTCACGCCGGACGAGAGCAACATCAAGGGCAACGAGTTCGCCGTGGTCGGCATCAAGGGCGAGATGGTGGGCGTTGCGATGTCGACCACCGGCGTCAACATCGAGCAGAAGCAGCTCGAGATGGCGGCGACCACCTGCAAGGTCGAGGTGGTGAACGTCGACGTGGAAAGCGAAACGCTCAAGTCGATCACCGCAGCGCTGCACGTGTCCAACCCCGCGACCCAGATCGTGATGGGTTCGCTCGCGTTGGCCAAGGTCGGCATCAAGATCATCGGCTGA